From one Pirellulales bacterium genomic stretch:
- a CDS encoding Na+ dependent nucleoside transporter N-terminal domain-containing protein translates to MERLVSLFGLFAMIGLAWLMSEHKRRINIRVVVGGLLLQFCFALLVLKTDPGRSLFIFI, encoded by the coding sequence ATGGAACGACTCGTCAGCCTTTTCGGCCTGTTTGCGATGATCGGCTTGGCTTGGTTGATGAGCGAGCACAAGCGGCGCATCAACATCCGTGTGGTCGTGGGCGGACTATTGTTGCAATTTTGCTTTGCACTCTTGGTTCTCAAGACCGACCCTGGCCGATCGCTGTTCATCTTTATC